The following are from one region of the Petrotoga sibirica DSM 13575 genome:
- a CDS encoding DUF5693 family protein — MNKIRKPIIFITLFGSLIFFFYAFYIDYQNSKNYSIMPTEDQLNSVQKNGYNFQIYNNYAILKDFESQGFQEDQSFLRALSNRYDYVLVVEFSDFDKYFTEIKDKLDKDILNNMRYVHYIKPGEIDKFDDQMIVQRFHRALKERKIRYFLFPDHPRTPELIRLVQKDLGTPVTIDSIKYYSPTVVVPWIGFGLITMNLFVYVPLFAILYILAFFFLYNWSFTLAVTLFSIIIFFRISKNNLLKIIGYALLFGALVYMSAYNSLFIFKLNNVRGIKVLLLVLPLLVLLKAFMDFTGFRFSRFNIVESFKKIREFKFNKSDILLLIFVAFAGVIYVVRSSNWAFVTNFERRARDALERAFIARPRTKELISYLFYYTTPLSGRRFIWDFFKALLPVSILDTFLHIHTPLNLSVLRTINGFLVSLLLLLVVILIENLYRKFTNSDQEPQKQEENISQEISTTEEGIE, encoded by the coding sequence ATGAACAAAATAAGAAAGCCGATAATTTTTATTACCTTATTCGGCTCTTTGATTTTCTTCTTTTACGCATTTTATATTGATTATCAAAATTCTAAAAATTATTCTATAATGCCTACAGAAGATCAACTGAATTCTGTACAGAAAAATGGCTATAATTTCCAGATTTATAACAATTATGCCATATTAAAAGATTTTGAATCTCAGGGCTTCCAAGAAGATCAATCTTTTTTAAGAGCATTATCAAACCGATACGATTACGTACTAGTCGTCGAATTTTCTGATTTTGATAAGTATTTTACTGAAATAAAAGATAAGTTAGATAAAGACATTCTAAATAATATGAGATATGTACATTACATCAAACCTGGAGAAATAGATAAATTTGACGATCAAATGATAGTTCAAAGATTTCATAGGGCCTTGAAAGAAAGAAAGATTAGATACTTTTTGTTCCCTGATCATCCGAGGACTCCAGAGCTAATAAGATTAGTTCAAAAAGATTTAGGAACCCCCGTTACAATCGATTCAATTAAGTACTATTCTCCCACGGTTGTCGTGCCATGGATAGGTTTTGGGCTCATCACAATGAATTTATTTGTATATGTACCTCTTTTTGCTATCTTATATATTTTAGCTTTTTTCTTTTTATACAATTGGTCTTTCACGTTGGCAGTAACTTTGTTTTCAATCATCATCTTTTTTAGGATTTCTAAAAATAACCTCCTAAAAATAATTGGATACGCTTTATTGTTTGGAGCTTTAGTATATATGAGCGCTTACAACTCTTTATTTATCTTCAAGCTTAATAACGTTAGAGGGATCAAAGTCCTACTTTTAGTTTTGCCTTTGTTAGTACTGTTAAAAGCGTTTATGGATTTTACCGGTTTTAGATTTAGTAGATTTAATATTGTAGAATCCTTTAAGAAGATCAGAGAGTTTAAATTTAACAAGTCAGATATCTTATTACTTATTTTTGTTGCATTTGCTGGGGTTATATACGTAGTAAGAAGCTCAAATTGGGCTTTTGTTACAAATTTCGAAAGAAGGGCTAGGGATGCATTGGAACGGGCCTTTATAGCCAGACCACGAACAAAAGAACTTATTTCGTATTTGTTTTATTACACAACTCCTCTTTCAGGTAGAAGGTTTATATGGGACTTTTTTAAGGCTTTACTACCGGTATCTATACTTGACACTTTTTTACATATACACACACCGTTGAATTTAAGTGTTTTAAGAACGATTAACGGCTTTTTAGTTTCTCTTTTGCTTTTGTTAGTTGTAATATTGATAGAGAACCTGTATAGGAAGTTTACAAATTCAGACCAAGAACCACAAAAACAAGAAGAAAATATTAGCCAAGAAATTTCAACCACAGAGGAGGGGATAGAATGA
- a CDS encoding ECF transporter S component — protein MKTKDVAISGIMIALVFVLTFAIKVPVPFTRGYVHLGDSMIFISAILFGRRVGTLAGGLGSALADLVGGYAYWAIPTLIIKSVMGALVGWVSDSYRNKYSGKKELTIFLSSIGIWLAFSLTLSLFLKNLIANLTTSPLTNNLMNELGYESIEELENFLLNARGLINIILLAIPIALILISLFLRGKGSTLFRLGNSMGSMIAGLWMVIGYFFAGRIIVGNWVMPIFEVPWNVLQFTVGILVAYIVLFGLQKTKLFENSQK, from the coding sequence TTGAAGACGAAAGATGTTGCAATTTCTGGTATAATGATTGCGTTAGTTTTTGTTTTAACCTTTGCTATAAAAGTTCCTGTGCCGTTCACAAGGGGCTACGTACATTTGGGAGACAGCATGATATTCATTTCAGCAATTTTGTTCGGTAGAAGGGTTGGAACCTTGGCAGGAGGATTGGGTTCGGCTTTGGCAGATTTGGTTGGGGGTTATGCTTATTGGGCTATACCCACTTTGATTATAAAGTCCGTTATGGGGGCTTTAGTCGGTTGGGTTTCTGATAGTTATAGAAACAAATATTCGGGCAAAAAAGAACTTACGATCTTTCTCTCAAGTATAGGTATATGGTTGGCTTTTTCCTTAACTCTTTCCTTGTTCTTAAAAAACTTGATAGCGAATTTAACGACGTCTCCTTTGACTAACAATCTAATGAATGAATTGGGATACGAGAGTATAGAAGAATTAGAAAATTTTTTATTAAACGCTAGAGGGTTAATCAACATTATTCTTTTAGCAATACCAATAGCCCTAATACTAATTTCATTGTTCCTTAGGGGGAAGGGGTCAACACTTTTCAGACTGGGTAATTCGATGGGAAGTATGATAGCCGGTTTATGGATGGTTATAGGATACTTTTTTGCAGGTAGAATTATAGTTGGTAATTGGGTGATGCCTATTTTTGAGGTACCTTGGAACGTTTTACAATTCACTGTAGGAATTCTCGTTGCATATATAGTGTTATTCGGTCTACAAAAAACAAAACTTTTTGAAAACTCTCAAAAGTAA
- a CDS encoding pyridoxal phosphate-dependent aminotransferase gives MKISQRVLNTQFSPIRKLVPYAERAKQEGKKVYLLNIGQPDIETPKAFFEGIKKYSSEVVYYSHSAGLLELREAFSDYYKLWDIDFDPQELIVTTGGSEAAIFALASVSDPGDEVMVIEPFYANYKGFAEMLNVKLCPVKSDPETGYAVPSIEEFEKAYTENVKAIIFSNPSNPTGAVYSYDEVKRIVDFAKEKDIFVISDEVYKEFTFDGTKHVSVMDFEDKDRFILIDSVSKRYSACGARIGVFATKNKKLLEQVMKFAQSRLSPPLMAQFGVLGLLKDLGKDYHQGVALEYQKRRDAAYEEIKKIEGAVCKKPHGSFYLSVKLPIDDSEEFIKWMLTDFDVNRETVMVSPLSGFYATPGAGKKEIRIAYVLNSEELRKACNILKEAVTVYNERKIKDK, from the coding sequence ATGAAAATATCTCAAAGAGTTTTAAATACACAATTTTCTCCTATTAGAAAGTTAGTTCCTTACGCAGAAAGGGCAAAGCAAGAAGGTAAAAAAGTTTACCTTTTAAACATAGGTCAACCTGATATTGAAACACCTAAGGCATTCTTCGAAGGTATAAAAAAGTACTCATCCGAAGTAGTTTATTACAGCCATTCTGCAGGTCTATTAGAGTTACGTGAGGCTTTTTCCGATTATTATAAGTTATGGGATATAGACTTTGATCCCCAGGAGTTGATCGTCACTACAGGGGGAAGCGAGGCAGCAATTTTCGCTTTGGCATCTGTTTCTGATCCAGGGGATGAAGTAATGGTTATAGAGCCTTTTTATGCTAATTATAAAGGTTTTGCAGAGATGTTAAATGTAAAACTTTGCCCAGTAAAATCAGATCCGGAAACCGGCTACGCTGTCCCGAGTATAGAAGAATTCGAAAAGGCTTACACCGAAAACGTTAAGGCAATAATCTTTTCAAATCCTTCAAATCCGACAGGAGCTGTGTACAGTTACGATGAAGTAAAAAGAATCGTTGACTTTGCAAAAGAAAAAGACATATTTGTAATATCAGATGAGGTATATAAAGAATTCACTTTTGATGGAACTAAGCATGTATCCGTCATGGATTTTGAAGACAAAGACAGATTCATTTTAATCGACAGCGTATCGAAAAGGTACAGCGCTTGTGGAGCAAGAATTGGAGTTTTTGCCACTAAAAACAAGAAACTTCTAGAACAAGTAATGAAATTTGCTCAATCCCGATTATCTCCACCTTTAATGGCACAATTTGGTGTTTTAGGGTTGCTCAAGGATTTGGGGAAAGATTATCATCAAGGCGTTGCTTTAGAGTATCAAAAAAGAAGGGATGCTGCATACGAAGAGATAAAAAAGATCGAAGGAGCTGTTTGCAAGAAACCCCACGGTTCATTTTATCTCTCCGTTAAACTACCGATTGATGATTCTGAAGAGTTCATCAAGTGGATGCTTACAGACTTCGATGTGAATCGAGAAACTGTTATGGTTTCACCATTATCTGGTTTTTATGCTACACCTGGTGCGGGCAAGAAAGAAATAAGAATCGCTTATGTATTGAACAGCGAAGAGTTAAGAAAGGCTTGTAATATTCTAAAAGAAGCTGTGACAGTTTACAATGAGAGAAAAATAAAAGATAAATGA
- a CDS encoding metallophosphoesterase, producing MKVFLSDLHIGLGNESDDFIYDNRLIKLLRDFEGENNELFIVGDFFELSNLINDGLMVDTASEYAEKFDPSLIDEIFTSHEKLIEEFRKFSNKNKIYYIAGNHDYYILLNQKINEKIKEAFENCEILPYYYDPSLRLFVIHGNQFDIVNRLSKDKDGNLIPPFAEYMNKYMNYNFGKVAGEILPAELYSDYQNIYPQLDVFKWLDIIKEKYDLKYNLKNKWIETFTQLIKTPQVKKWMKINFPGVNILSNIFINNLGGMKLGEAIVRVGMFFRSMRNSNSLLMKAEELLNDKFYIPKEYLIGFYDQDISFAKGEVKGIVMGHNHRASFNIIKNGGPKEVYINTGTWKFMVNRNFGINRNEFIKKKLISYLLIDDSNKSMNFKLVREEAF from the coding sequence ATGAAGGTTTTTCTAAGTGATTTACACATCGGTTTAGGTAACGAATCCGATGACTTTATATACGACAACAGACTAATCAAGTTACTGCGTGATTTTGAAGGAGAAAACAATGAGTTATTTATCGTTGGAGATTTTTTTGAGTTATCTAATTTAATCAATGATGGTCTCATGGTGGATACAGCTTCTGAATATGCAGAAAAATTCGACCCGTCTTTAATAGATGAAATATTCACCAGTCATGAAAAGCTAATTGAAGAGTTTCGAAAATTTTCAAACAAAAATAAAATTTATTATATCGCAGGTAACCATGATTATTACATTCTTTTGAATCAAAAAATAAATGAAAAGATCAAAGAAGCATTCGAGAATTGTGAAATTTTACCCTATTATTATGATCCAAGCTTAAGATTATTTGTAATACACGGTAATCAGTTCGATATAGTCAACAGATTGAGCAAAGATAAAGATGGAAATCTTATTCCACCCTTTGCTGAGTACATGAATAAATACATGAATTATAATTTTGGAAAAGTCGCTGGGGAAATTCTACCTGCAGAACTTTATTCAGATTATCAAAATATTTATCCTCAGTTGGATGTTTTCAAATGGCTGGATATTATAAAGGAAAAATATGATTTAAAATATAATTTAAAAAACAAATGGATCGAAACTTTTACGCAACTAATTAAAACTCCTCAGGTAAAAAAATGGATGAAAATAAACTTTCCAGGCGTAAATATTCTATCCAATATATTTATAAATAACTTAGGGGGCATGAAGTTAGGTGAAGCTATAGTTAGGGTAGGAATGTTCTTCAGAAGTATGAGAAATTCGAATTCTCTTTTAATGAAGGCAGAAGAACTTTTAAACGATAAATTCTATATACCGAAAGAATATCTTATTGGGTTTTATGATCAAGATATTTCTTTTGCAAAGGGAGAAGTAAAGGGAATAGTTATGGGTCATAATCATAGAGCATCGTTTAATATTATAAAAAACGGAGGACCAAAAGAAGTTTATATTAATACTGGAACATGGAAATTCATGGTAAATAGAAATTTTGGAATAAATAGAAATGAGTTCATCAAAAAAAAGTTGATTTCCTATCTATTGATAGACGATTCAAACAAGTCTATGAATTTTAAATTAGTTAGAGAAGAAGCATTTTAA
- the ppdK gene encoding pyruvate, phosphate dikinase has translation MGKKYVYVWNKNRVEGNSKMKDILGGKGANLAEMASLGLPVPPGFTISTEVCKYYWDNGRKFPEDLKSIVEEAMTELENVTGKKFGDNKNPLLVSVRSGAAVSMPGMMDTILNLGLNDESVEGLAKLTNNERFAWDSYRRFIQMFGDVALGIDHEKFEEALNEVKREKGVKQDLELDANDLKKVVELYKKLYKEEGKEFPQDPMKQLWIAIEAVFGSWNNPRAIKYRQINEMDKQGLLGTAVNVVAMVFGNMGEDSGTGVAFTRDPNTGEKKYYGEFLTNAQGEDVVAGIRTPKSLDELKSINPKTYNQLLELMDKLEKHFRDMQDIEFTVEKGQLYMLQTRNGKRTAAAAVKIAVDMVKEGLINKEEAVMRVKPADIEKLLHPLFDPEELKNAQYIGKGLPASPGAATGKIVFSADDAEKLAKDGEKVILARPETSPEDVGGMNVAEGILTSRGGMTSHAAVVARGMGKTAVVGAEDIVIDLKNKVIKSNGVELKEGDWISIDGNEGKVYAGKIKTVRPEGLAGDISELLEYADEVSVLGVRANADIPRDAKVAREFGAQGIGLCRTEHMFFGPERINKMRTMIVSKTEEQRKAALEELLPFQRSDFKGLFEEMEGFSVTIRLLDPPLHEFVPESDEQIKEVAEMIGISEDELRSTVKDLEEFNPMMGHRGVRLAITYPEIAEMQTKAIILAAIDMIKEGKRVQPEIMIPLVGNVKELTILKESIKQIADELIKENNVDLEYKIGTMIEVPRACVVADQIGAEADFFSFGTNDLTQLGLGFSRDDYGKFIGDYIEKGIYEKDPFQQIDREGVGRLIKLALDGGRSANPKLKVGICGEHGGDPDSIEFAHLVGLDYVSCSPYRVPVARLAAAQAAVNYKRGKTVNY, from the coding sequence ATGGGAAAAAAGTATGTATACGTGTGGAATAAAAACCGAGTAGAAGGTAACTCGAAAATGAAAGACATTCTTGGTGGAAAAGGTGCCAATTTAGCAGAAATGGCATCTTTAGGTTTACCTGTACCTCCAGGTTTCACTATTTCAACGGAAGTATGTAAGTATTATTGGGATAATGGCAGAAAATTCCCAGAAGATCTTAAATCTATTGTTGAAGAAGCCATGACAGAGCTTGAAAATGTTACTGGCAAAAAATTCGGTGACAACAAAAATCCTCTTTTGGTTTCAGTCAGGTCAGGTGCCGCTGTTTCTATGCCCGGAATGATGGATACTATATTGAATTTAGGTCTTAACGATGAATCAGTCGAGGGATTGGCCAAACTAACTAACAACGAAAGATTTGCTTGGGATTCTTATAGAAGATTTATCCAAATGTTTGGTGATGTTGCTTTAGGTATCGACCATGAAAAATTCGAAGAAGCCCTTAATGAAGTTAAAAGAGAAAAAGGCGTAAAACAAGATTTAGAATTAGATGCTAACGATCTCAAAAAAGTTGTTGAATTATACAAAAAGCTGTACAAAGAAGAAGGGAAAGAGTTCCCACAAGATCCTATGAAACAGCTTTGGATTGCTATTGAAGCAGTTTTTGGAAGTTGGAACAATCCAAGGGCTATAAAGTATAGACAAATTAATGAAATGGATAAACAGGGGCTTTTAGGAACTGCCGTAAATGTAGTTGCTATGGTTTTTGGTAACATGGGAGAAGACAGCGGAACTGGTGTGGCTTTCACAAGAGATCCAAATACTGGTGAAAAGAAATATTACGGTGAATTTCTTACCAACGCACAAGGGGAAGATGTCGTTGCTGGTATAAGAACTCCAAAAAGTTTGGATGAGTTAAAGAGCATCAATCCTAAAACATATAACCAGTTACTTGAGCTTATGGATAAATTAGAGAAACATTTTAGAGATATGCAAGACATAGAATTTACTGTTGAAAAAGGACAATTATATATGCTCCAAACAAGAAATGGGAAGAGAACTGCAGCTGCAGCTGTTAAGATTGCAGTAGATATGGTAAAAGAAGGCCTCATAAACAAAGAAGAAGCAGTGATGAGAGTCAAACCGGCAGATATAGAAAAGTTATTACACCCTCTTTTTGATCCTGAAGAATTAAAAAATGCCCAATACATTGGTAAAGGATTACCCGCATCTCCTGGTGCTGCTACTGGGAAGATTGTTTTTAGCGCAGACGATGCTGAAAAGCTGGCAAAAGATGGTGAAAAAGTAATTCTCGCTAGACCCGAAACATCTCCAGAAGATGTTGGCGGTATGAACGTTGCAGAAGGAATATTAACATCACGTGGAGGAATGACTTCTCATGCTGCCGTAGTTGCCAGAGGAATGGGTAAAACAGCTGTTGTTGGAGCAGAAGACATAGTCATTGATTTAAAAAATAAAGTTATAAAATCTAATGGAGTCGAATTAAAGGAAGGCGATTGGATTTCCATCGATGGAAACGAAGGAAAAGTTTACGCTGGAAAGATCAAAACAGTTAGACCCGAAGGATTAGCAGGGGATATTTCAGAATTGCTTGAGTACGCAGATGAAGTTTCAGTTTTAGGGGTCAGAGCAAACGCAGATATCCCAAGAGATGCGAAAGTTGCAAGGGAGTTTGGAGCTCAAGGAATTGGACTTTGTAGAACAGAACACATGTTCTTTGGACCAGAAAGAATAAACAAGATGAGAACCATGATTGTCTCAAAAACAGAAGAGCAAAGAAAAGCAGCTTTAGAAGAGCTTTTACCATTTCAAAGATCAGACTTCAAAGGATTATTTGAAGAGATGGAAGGATTTTCTGTTACAATAAGGCTTTTGGATCCCCCTCTTCATGAATTTGTTCCAGAAAGCGACGAACAAATAAAAGAAGTGGCAGAAATGATTGGAATTAGTGAAGATGAATTAAGGAGTACAGTTAAAGATTTAGAAGAATTCAACCCAATGATGGGTCATAGAGGCGTGAGATTAGCTATCACTTACCCGGAAATAGCAGAGATGCAAACAAAAGCTATAATCTTGGCTGCTATAGACATGATAAAAGAAGGTAAAAGGGTACAACCCGAAATAATGATCCCATTAGTTGGAAATGTTAAAGAGCTTACCATCCTCAAAGAATCTATCAAGCAGATCGCTGACGAATTAATAAAAGAAAACAACGTAGACTTAGAATACAAAATTGGAACGATGATCGAAGTTCCCAGGGCCTGTGTGGTTGCCGATCAAATTGGTGCAGAGGCTGATTTCTTTAGCTTTGGTACCAACGATCTTACACAACTTGGTTTAGGTTTTTCAAGGGATGATTATGGAAAATTCATTGGAGATTATATTGAAAAAGGTATCTACGAAAAAGACCCATTCCAACAAATCGATAGAGAAGGCGTTGGAAGATTAATAAAACTTGCTTTGGATGGTGGAAGATCCGCAAATCCAAAATTAAAGGTAGGAATATGCGGAGAACACGGTGGAGATCCTGATTCCATTGAGTTTGCACACTTGGTGGGGCTGGACTACGTTAGCTGTTCTCCATACAGAGTACCAGTCGCTAGATTAGCAGCTGCACAAGCAGCGGTAAATTATAAGAGAGGTAAAACAGTTAATTATTAA
- a CDS encoding methylenetetrahydrofolate reductase, which translates to MKIIDLIKQSIKPILSFEIIPPNVGESIDPIFNVVDNLIDFSPKFINVTKHANEIEYVEENGEIIKIIKKKRPGTVGVSASIKHRYDIEVVPHLICTGFNKYQIEDILIDLNYLRIENIFVVRGDKKRYTWKETDEYEHATQLVEQVTNMNKGIYTCPTKEHNPTNFCIGVAGYPEKHFESPNLEKDLDYLKLKVDIGAEFIITQMFFDIEYYKNFVNKVRELGIEVPIIPGIKPLGSKKTLYNIPKTFHVNIPKTIVEEFEDAKSFQDEYIIGVRHGIKLIEQLLELRVPGIHLFTMGKGKIVKDILSAFKGIF; encoded by the coding sequence ATGAAAATAATAGATTTAATTAAACAATCTATTAAACCCATACTTTCTTTCGAAATTATCCCACCCAATGTTGGTGAAAGCATTGATCCAATATTTAATGTGGTGGATAATTTAATCGACTTTTCTCCTAAATTTATCAATGTTACTAAGCATGCCAACGAAATTGAATATGTTGAAGAAAACGGGGAAATTATAAAAATCATCAAAAAGAAGAGACCTGGAACCGTTGGGGTAAGTGCCTCCATAAAGCATAGGTATGATATCGAAGTAGTTCCTCATCTAATATGTACAGGCTTTAATAAATATCAAATAGAAGACATTCTAATAGACCTAAATTATCTGAGGATAGAAAACATATTCGTCGTAAGAGGGGATAAGAAAAGATACACATGGAAAGAAACAGATGAATACGAACATGCAACTCAATTAGTTGAGCAGGTAACAAATATGAACAAAGGTATATACACTTGCCCGACAAAAGAACATAATCCCACAAATTTCTGCATTGGCGTTGCTGGATACCCGGAAAAACATTTTGAATCTCCAAACTTGGAAAAAGATTTGGACTATTTAAAATTAAAGGTTGATATAGGGGCAGAATTTATCATAACTCAAATGTTTTTTGACATTGAGTATTACAAAAACTTCGTTAATAAAGTTCGAGAACTCGGTATAGAAGTCCCAATAATCCCAGGCATCAAACCGTTGGGAAGCAAAAAAACACTATACAACATTCCTAAAACTTTTCATGTTAATATACCCAAAACCATCGTGGAAGAGTTTGAAGACGCAAAATCATTCCAAGATGAATATATTATTGGGGTAAGGCACGGAATAAAATTGATTGAACAACTTTTAGAATTGCGAGTCCCCGGCATACATCTTTTTACGATGGGGAAAGGAAAGATAGTAAAAGACATTTTAAGTGCATTTAAGGGAATTTTTTAG
- a CDS encoding RluA family pseudouridine synthase, with product MEKEATVNEKNYYSRLDTFIRKNYPEIKLGAIYSLIRKGFVKVNEKRVKKNNYILEIGDIVKIILDEDKLEELSRPAQPSLKARPVSFDIIYEDKDLLVINKPAKVSVHPGSKEEMATIIEGVIHYSRGEFEPHLVHRLDKLTSGVMVVAKNKQTARELTELIKSRETKKYYLTLLVGNLNKKSGELVSMVYGKAARLKYNLKKKFDLFGDKYSLVEIELYTGRKHQIRVQFADLGFPIAGDDNHGDKKRNKLLRKNYGLKRIFLHASKISFDYNNHHYDFSAPLSEDLQIVLDKLEKSTKRN from the coding sequence TTGGAAAAAGAAGCAACAGTTAACGAAAAGAATTATTATTCTAGGTTAGACACGTTTATAAGAAAAAATTATCCCGAAATAAAGTTGGGTGCTATTTACAGTTTAATTAGAAAAGGCTTTGTTAAAGTCAATGAAAAGAGGGTTAAGAAGAACAATTATATTTTAGAAATAGGAGATATCGTCAAAATTATTCTGGATGAAGATAAATTAGAAGAACTATCCAGACCTGCTCAACCTTCTTTAAAGGCAAGACCAGTCTCTTTTGATATTATCTATGAAGATAAAGATCTACTAGTGATAAATAAACCTGCCAAAGTATCTGTACATCCGGGATCTAAAGAAGAAATGGCAACGATAATTGAGGGAGTGATCCACTACTCACGTGGTGAATTTGAGCCTCACTTGGTACATCGTTTAGACAAATTAACGTCTGGGGTAATGGTTGTGGCAAAAAACAAGCAGACAGCTCGTGAGTTGACAGAGTTAATCAAAAGTAGAGAAACAAAAAAATATTACTTAACTTTATTAGTAGGAAATTTAAATAAAAAAAGCGGAGAATTAGTATCTATGGTCTATGGGAAAGCAGCCCGGTTAAAATATAATCTTAAGAAAAAATTCGATTTATTTGGGGATAAATATTCTCTGGTAGAGATTGAATTATACACAGGCAGAAAACATCAAATAAGAGTACAATTCGCTGATTTAGGTTTTCCCATTGCTGGGGATGATAATCACGGAGATAAAAAGCGGAACAAACTTTTAAGAAAAAATTATGGTTTAAAAAGAATTTTTCTTCATGCTAGTAAGATTTCTTTTGATTATAATAATCACCATTACGATTTTTCTGCACCATTGAGTGAAGATCTTCAAATTGTATTGGACAAATTGGAGAAGAGCACAAAGAGGAATTGA
- a CDS encoding superoxide dismutase yields MAFELPKLSYPYDALEPYIDATTMEIHHTKHHGGYVKNLNAALEKYPEWASKSIEDILKDLDNIPADIRTTVRNNGGGHYNHSIFWTIMGPNGGGKPSGKLAENINKTFGSFDKFKEEFSNAAATRFGSGWAWLVLDNYGHLSILSTPNQDNPITYSLKPLLGLDVWEHGYYLKYQNRRPEYIQAWWNIVNWEEVNKRYEMLVK; encoded by the coding sequence ATGGCTTTTGAATTACCAAAATTAAGTTATCCCTACGATGCTTTAGAACCTTACATAGATGCCACAACAATGGAGATTCACCACACTAAGCATCATGGAGGTTACGTTAAAAATTTAAATGCTGCCTTAGAAAAATATCCTGAATGGGCAAGCAAAAGTATAGAAGACATTCTCAAGGATTTAGACAATATACCAGCAGATATTAGAACAACAGTAAGGAATAACGGAGGCGGGCATTACAATCATTCTATATTTTGGACAATAATGGGACCCAACGGTGGTGGTAAACCTTCTGGAAAGTTAGCTGAAAATATTAATAAGACCTTCGGAAGCTTCGATAAGTTTAAAGAAGAATTTTCGAATGCTGCAGCAACAAGATTTGGGAGCGGATGGGCTTGGTTAGTATTAGATAACTACGGACATCTTTCGATTTTATCCACCCCAAATCAAGATAATCCTATTACATACAGTTTGAAACCTTTGTTAGGTTTGGATGTTTGGGAACACGGTTATTATTTAAAATATCAAAATAGAAGGCCCGAGTACATACAAGCTTGGTGGAACATAGTTAATTGGGAAGAAGTCAATAAAAGATATGAAATGTTGGTCAAATAA